A stretch of Aythya fuligula isolate bAytFul2 chromosome 1, bAytFul2.pri, whole genome shotgun sequence DNA encodes these proteins:
- the SHISA2 gene encoding protein shisa-2 homolog — protein LAALGWLLPAGAAGSGEYCHGWMDGQGGWRDGFQCPERFDGGDATICCGSCALRYCCSSAEARLDQGACDNDRRHGAAEPGRPGKDGPDGAAVPIYVPFLIVGSVFVAFIILGSLVAACCCRCLRPKQEPQQSRAPGGTRLMETIPMIPSASTSRGSSSRQSSTAASSSSSANSGARAPPTRSQTNCCLPEGTMNNVYVNMPTNFSVLNCQQATQIVPHQGQYLHPPYVGYAVQHDSVPLAPVAPFLDGLQGGYRQIQSPFPHTGGEQKMYPAVTV, from the exons ctggcggcgctgggctggctgctgccggcgggggcggcgggcagcggggagTACTGCCACGGCTGGATGGACGGCCAGGGCGGCTGGAGGGACGGCTTCCAGTGCCCCGAGCGCTTCGACGGAGGCGACGCCACCATCTGCTGCGGCAGCTGCGCTCTCCGCTACTGCTGCTCCAGCGCCGAGGCCAGGCTGGATCAAGGAGCCTGCGACAACGACCGCAGGCACGGAGCCGCCGAGCCCGGGCGGCCCGGCAAGGATGGCCCCGACGGGGCGGCAG TGCCCATCTACGTGCCGTTCCTCATCGTGGGCTCCGTCTTCGTCGCCTTCATCATCCTGGGCTCGCTGGTGGCGGCGTGCTGCTGCCGGTGCCTGCGGCCCAAGCAGGAGCCCCAGCAGAGCCGCGCGCCCGGGGGCACCCGCCTGATGGAGACCATCCCTATGATCCCCAGCGCCAGCACCTCCCGCGGCTCCTCCTCCCGGCAGTCCAGCACCGCcgccagctccagctccagcgcCAACTCGGGGGCCAGAGCCCCCCCGACCAGGTCGCAGACCAACTGCTGCTTGCCCGAGGGGACCATGAACAATGTCTACGTCAACATGCCGACCAACTTCTCGGTGCTCAACTGCCAGCAGGCCACCCAGATCGTGCCGCACCAGGGGCAGTACCTGCACCCGCCCTACGTGGGCTACGCTGTCCAGCACGACTCGGTGCCGCTCGCCCCCGTGGCCCCCTTCCTGGACGGTTTGC